In Rhodospirillales bacterium, the following proteins share a genomic window:
- the nusG gene encoding transcription termination/antitermination protein NusG has protein sequence MAQHWYVIHVYSGFEKKVSESIREQADQKDMGDMFEEILVPVEEVVEMRRGAKVSAERKFFPGYVLVKMEMTDDSWHLVKETSKVTGFLGSGNRPSPVPQREVDQIVRQVQEGIERPKPSVTFEIGEQVRVCDGPFQSFSGLVEEVDEERARLKVAVSIFGRATPVELEYSQVEKG, from the coding sequence ATGGCGCAGCATTGGTACGTCATTCACGTATATTCGGGCTTTGAGAAAAAAGTATCCGAATCCATTCGCGAGCAAGCGGATCAAAAGGACATGGGCGACATGTTCGAAGAGATCCTTGTGCCTGTGGAAGAAGTGGTTGAAATGCGCCGCGGGGCAAAGGTTTCCGCAGAGCGTAAGTTCTTCCCGGGTTATGTGCTGGTGAAGATGGAAATGACCGATGACTCGTGGCATCTGGTCAAGGAAACATCGAAGGTAACCGGTTTTCTGGGCAGTGGTAACAGGCCAAGCCCGGTTCCCCAAAGGGAAGTCGATCAAATTGTGCGCCAGGTCCAAGAAGGGATCGAGCGGCCAAAACCGTCGGTCACTTTCGAGATCGGCGAACAGGTTCGGGTTTGCGATGGGCCATTCCAGTCTTTCTCTGGTCTGGTGGAAGAAGTTGATGAAGAACGCGCCCGTCTTAAGGTCGCGGTTTCAATCTTTGGCCGGGCAACACCGGTTGAACTTGAATATTCTCAGGTCGAAAAGGGCTGA
- the tuf gene encoding elongation factor Tu (EF-Tu; promotes GTP-dependent binding of aminoacyl-tRNA to the A-site of ribosomes during protein biosynthesis; when the tRNA anticodon matches the mRNA codon, GTP hydrolysis results; the inactive EF-Tu-GDP leaves the ribosome and release of GDP is promoted by elongation factor Ts; many prokaryotes have two copies of the gene encoding EF-Tu), producing MVMPGDNVSVTVTLINPIAMEEGLRFAIREGGRTVGAGVVSKIIE from the coding sequence AATGGTGATGCCTGGAGATAATGTGTCGGTGACGGTTACGTTGATTAACCCCATCGCCATGGAAGAAGGACTGCGTTTCGCCATTCGCGAAGGTGGCCGCACTGTTGGCGCCGGCGTCGTCTCTAAAATTATCGAATAA
- the rplK gene encoding 50S ribosomal protein L11, protein MAKKIQGYIKLQVPAGQANPSPPIGPALGQQGVNIMEFCKAFNAQCQADKLEPGMPIPVVISVYVDRSFSFTTKTPPASFFLKKAAKLTKGSGEAGKVVAGQVSMAQVREIAEKKMVDLNANDLDQAAKIIAGTARSMGLEVVG, encoded by the coding sequence ATGGCAAAGAAAATACAGGGCTATATCAAGCTCCAGGTACCGGCCGGTCAGGCTAATCCGTCGCCCCCAATTGGGCCAGCGCTGGGCCAGCAGGGTGTCAATATTATGGAATTCTGTAAGGCGTTTAACGCCCAGTGCCAGGCTGATAAATTAGAGCCGGGCATGCCAATTCCTGTGGTCATTTCGGTTTATGTCGATCGCAGTTTTTCTTTTACAACCAAGACGCCACCGGCAAGCTTCTTTCTCAAGAAAGCAGCAAAGCTTACCAAGGGTTCAGGAGAGGCGGGCAAAGTCGTTGCTGGCCAGGTCTCTATGGCTCAGGTGCGCGAGATTGCGGAAAAGAAAATGGTGGACCTTAACGCGAACGATTTAGATCAGGCAGCAAAGATCATTGCCGGTACGGCGCGGTCCATGGGCCTTGAGGTTGTAGGATAA
- the secE gene encoding preprotein translocase subunit SecE, whose translation MAKTSPFQFIQQVRQEVSKVTWPSRKETTITTVMVFIMVIVAAVFFLIVDQALSVLIKAVLGLGI comes from the coding sequence ATGGCAAAAACATCACCGTTTCAGTTTATTCAGCAAGTACGCCAGGAGGTGAGCAAAGTCACCTGGCCGTCTCGCAAGGAAACGACGATTACAACAGTGATGGTGTTCATCATGGTGATTGTGGCGGCGGTATTTTTTCTCATTGTTGATCAGGCATTATCCGTTCTGATCAAGGCAGTCCTGGGTTTGGGCATTTAG